In Nicotiana tabacum cultivar K326 chromosome 17, ASM71507v2, whole genome shotgun sequence, one DNA window encodes the following:
- the LOC107798223 gene encoding glucuronokinase 1 has translation MEIASEKQSAVIEHKSYARVGLLGNPSDVYFGNTISFSLGNFWASVRLEPSTDLVIVPHPSHDLVQFNSISHLVNRLQNEGYYGGVRLLMAICKIFHKYCKENNVTLHDGNFTLSYETNIPRQTGLSGSSAIVSAALSCLLDFYKVRHLIKVEVRPNLVLNSEKEYVVVIFGSTKLATVVELILYSLFTFILQDFGKNHMDELGHGIYTPMDVDLLPPLYLIYAENPSDSGKVHSTVRQRWLDGDEFIRSTMEEVANIAVEGRKTLLEKDYIKLAALMNHNFDLRRRLFGDDALGAMNIEMVEIARRVGAACKFTGSGGAVVVFCPDGPSQVKQLEDACHSAGFTFQPIKVMPSFLNDIDCQTRGSK, from the exons ATGGAGATTGCATCAGAAAAACAATCAGCGGTGATCGAGCACAAGTCATATGCCAGAGTTGGACTGCTCGGAAACCCTAGCGACGTTTATTTTGGGAATACAATCTCTTTTAGTCTCGGCAACTTTTGGGCTTCAGTTCGTCTAGAACCTTCTACAGATCTCGTCATTGTTCCTCACCCTTCTCACGATCTCGTTCAATTCAATTCCATTTCTCACCTG GTGAACAGATTGCAGAATGAGGGCTACTATGGAGGGGTGCGTTTACTTATGGCTATTTGTAAAATATTTCACAAGTATTGCAAGGAGAACAATGTTACCTTACATGATGGAAATTTCACTCTCTCGTATGAAACTAACATTCCCCGCCAG ACAGGGCTTTCAGGTTCCAGTGCAATTGTTAGTGCCGCACTGAGTTGCCTTCTTGACTTTTACAAAGTCAGACACCTAATCAAAGTTGAGGTAAGGCCGAACCTTGTCCTAAATTCAGAGAAGGAATATGTAGT CGTGATATTTGGCAGCACTAAGCTTGCCACAGTTGTAGAGTTGATTTTATATTccctttttacttttattttacaGGACTTTGGCAAGAATCACATGGATGAATTGGGTCATGGTATATATACACCCATGGATGTTGATCTTCTCCCACCTCTTTATCTGATCTATGCAGAAAATCCCAGTGATTCTGGAAAG GTACATAGTACAGTACGTCAGAGATGGTTAGATGGTGATGAATTCATAAGATCAACCATGGAAGAGGTTGCAAACATAGCTGTGGAGGGACGGAAAACACTTCTTGAGAAGGACTACATTAAGTTGGCGGCCCTCATGAATCATAATTTTGATCTGAGAAG GCGTTTGTTTGGAGATGATGCCCTTGGAGCTATGAATATAGAGATGGTTGAAATTGCTCGAAGGGTAGGTGCTGCTTGTAAGTTCACAGGAAGTGGCGGGGCTGTGGTTGTGTTTTGTCCGGATGGACCTTCACAAGTGAAGCAGCTGGAGGATGCATGCCACAGTGCTGGTTTCACTTTCCAGCCAATTAAAGTTATGCCTTCATTTCTTAATGACATTGATTGTCAAACTCGGGGATCAAAATGA